One window of bacterium genomic DNA carries:
- a CDS encoding hydantoinase B/oxoprolinase family protein — MDATRVDPVRAGDRAVDPVTLEVVNQRLQSIADEMETSLCRSAFSSIVKEAMDASSALFDRDGNTLAQAAALPGHLGMMIPAVRRILRAFPAGEMRPGDVYAFNDPYDGGTHLPDITVVAPVFWDGRVVALSVTMAHHQDVGGFAPGSTPPNVTEIFAEGLRIPPVRLYVEGQPNRDVWEILRLNTRVPDTLLGDLRAQLAAGNIGRRRLEALFEEYPASTLLRAFDELQDYAERLTRIAIDAIPDGDYVFEDFLDHDGVERDRPLRIRATVSIRGSRFHVDFTGTDAQAKGPINSVPASTMSAVYYVVRALAGSHVPNNQGCYRCVEIEAPEGTLVNPLPPAPVGLRSYTIKRIVDVLFGALAQALPDQIPAASHGQISLMLVGGRRKDTNTLFVGFIGVPFSGGGGARPGKDGIDVVETDINNCTSYPLEACEMESPLQFERLQLWTDSGGPGTYRGGLGYVAVCRWVGGPVTLSHRRDRHNFQPWGLRGGYPAPVCRTEVVRRDGRTEDLPSKILTHLDEGDVLRFYTTGGGGFGDPLARDPDRVLEDVLDGRVSVEAARRDYGVALDATGTRVDREATDALRAESRSAGRSEA, encoded by the coding sequence ATGGATGCAACGCGCGTGGACCCGGTGCGCGCCGGAGACCGGGCGGTCGACCCGGTGACGCTCGAGGTCGTGAACCAGCGCCTCCAGTCGATCGCGGACGAGATGGAGACGAGCCTCTGTCGAAGCGCGTTCTCGAGCATCGTGAAGGAGGCGATGGACGCCTCCTCGGCGCTGTTCGACCGCGACGGGAACACGCTCGCGCAAGCCGCGGCCCTTCCCGGCCATCTGGGCATGATGATTCCGGCCGTCCGGCGCATCTTGCGAGCGTTCCCGGCGGGGGAGATGCGCCCGGGCGACGTTTACGCGTTCAACGACCCGTACGACGGCGGCACGCACCTGCCCGACATCACCGTGGTGGCGCCCGTGTTTTGGGACGGCCGGGTGGTCGCGTTAAGCGTGACGATGGCGCACCATCAGGACGTCGGCGGGTTCGCCCCTGGCAGCACCCCGCCGAACGTCACGGAGATCTTCGCGGAGGGCCTCCGGATCCCGCCGGTGCGCCTCTACGTGGAGGGGCAGCCCAACCGGGACGTCTGGGAGATCCTCCGGCTCAACACCCGCGTGCCGGATACGCTGCTCGGGGACCTCCGCGCCCAACTCGCAGCCGGGAACATCGGGAGGCGGCGTCTCGAGGCGCTGTTCGAGGAGTACCCTGCCTCCACGCTCCTGCGCGCGTTCGACGAGCTTCAAGACTACGCGGAACGCCTCACGCGCATCGCGATCGATGCGATCCCCGACGGCGACTACGTCTTCGAAGATTTCCTCGACCACGACGGGGTGGAGCGCGACCGGCCGCTGCGCATTCGCGCCACGGTCTCGATTCGCGGATCCCGGTTCCACGTGGACTTCACCGGCACCGATGCGCAGGCGAAGGGCCCGATCAACTCGGTGCCCGCCTCGACGATGTCGGCCGTCTACTACGTGGTGCGCGCGCTGGCCGGCTCCCACGTGCCCAACAACCAAGGGTGCTACCGGTGCGTCGAGATCGAGGCTCCCGAGGGGACGCTCGTCAACCCGCTCCCGCCGGCGCCGGTCGGGCTGCGGTCCTACACGATCAAGCGCATCGTCGACGTGTTGTTCGGCGCGCTCGCGCAGGCGCTGCCCGATCAGATCCCCGCGGCCTCGCACGGCCAGATCTCGCTGATGCTCGTCGGCGGCCGCCGCAAGGACACGAACACGCTGTTCGTCGGGTTCATCGGGGTGCCGTTCTCCGGGGGCGGGGGCGCACGCCCGGGGAAGGACGGCATCGACGTGGTGGAGACCGACATCAACAACTGCACGAGCTATCCGCTCGAGGCATGCGAGATGGAGTCGCCGCTCCAGTTCGAGCGGCTGCAATTGTGGACGGACTCCGGAGGGCCGGGCACATACCGCGGCGGGCTCGGATACGTCGCGGTGTGCCGGTGGGTCGGCGGGCCGGTCACGCTTTCGCACCGACGGGACCGGCACAATTTCCAGCCGTGGGGGCTGCGGGGCGGGTACCCGGCGCCGGTGTGCCGGACGGAGGTCGTCCGCCGCGACGGCCGCACGGAGGACCTGCCGTCCAAGATCCTGACCCACCTCGACGAGGGAGACGTGCTGCGGTTCTACACGACGGGCGGCGGCGGGTTCGGGGATCCGCTGGCCCGCGACCCCGACCGGGTCCTCGAGGATGTGCTGGATGGACGTGTGTCGGTTGAGGCGGCGCGTCGGGACTACGGCGTCGCCCTGGACGCGACCGGTACGCGCGTCGACCGCGAGGCGACCGATGCCCTGCGGGCCGAGTCCAGAAGCGCCGGACGTTCCGAGGCATGA
- a CDS encoding ABC transporter permease translates to MTRFLVRRLLAAVPILFGVVFLIMGTMDVIPGDPAAMMLGQGATQDMVTRLRAQLELDRPLLVRYVEYLERLAHGNLGRSIVDDRPVSEEIAQAWAATLELGAAALLLTVVFGGLIGILSAHWHRSLFDGASRVLSLLGLSMPVFWTGIVFILIFSLWLRWLPSGGRGAWTHLVLPAVTLAIPSVATIARVTRSAMLGVLHEDYVRTAYAKGARGAAVLFHHALRNALIPVVTVLGLQFGQVLGGAILTETVFSWPGVGRLLVQAISSRDYILLEGGVLVLAATFVVTNLAVDVTYAYLDPRIAYR, encoded by the coding sequence GTGACGCGGTTTCTCGTGCGGCGGCTGCTGGCGGCGGTGCCGATCCTGTTTGGCGTCGTCTTCCTGATCATGGGGACGATGGACGTCATTCCCGGCGACCCCGCGGCGATGATGCTCGGCCAGGGCGCGACGCAGGATATGGTCACGCGGCTGCGGGCCCAACTCGAGCTCGACCGGCCGCTGCTGGTCCGCTACGTGGAGTATCTGGAGCGCCTCGCGCACGGCAACCTCGGCCGGTCGATCGTGGACGACCGGCCGGTGTCGGAGGAGATCGCGCAGGCCTGGGCCGCGACGCTCGAGTTGGGGGCCGCCGCGCTCCTGCTCACCGTCGTGTTCGGGGGATTGATCGGGATTCTCTCGGCGCACTGGCACCGGTCGTTGTTCGACGGCGCCAGCCGCGTGTTGTCGCTGCTGGGCCTGTCGATGCCCGTATTCTGGACCGGGATCGTGTTCATTCTCATCTTCAGCCTGTGGTTGCGGTGGCTGCCGAGCGGCGGCCGGGGGGCGTGGACGCATCTCGTTCTTCCCGCGGTCACGCTGGCGATCCCGAGCGTGGCCACGATCGCGCGCGTGACCCGGTCGGCGATGCTGGGCGTCCTTCACGAGGACTACGTTCGCACCGCCTACGCGAAAGGCGCCCGCGGGGCCGCGGTCTTGTTCCACCACGCGCTCAGGAACGCATTGATCCCCGTGGTGACGGTGCTGGGGCTCCAGTTCGGGCAGGTGCTCGGCGGCGCGATCCTCACGGAGACGGTGTTTTCGTGGCCGGGCGTCGGGCGGCTCCTGGTGCAGGCGATCTCATCGCGTGACTACATTCTGCTGGAGGGCGGGGTGTTGGTGCTCGCCGCGACGTTCGTCGTCACGAACCTGGCGGTGGACGTCACGTACGCGTACCTCGATCCCCGCATCGCGTACCGATGA
- a CDS encoding ABC transporter substrate-binding protein codes for MSGTRMTRRQLVHRSMASLAGAALGSVALPELASAAPTRGGTLTIARPVDATSLDLFKDSSAPASWVYGLIYEPLVTLGTNMTVGPGLASSWRVLSPTSIRFSLRKGVKFHDGTACDAAAIKFNFDRTFNPKAPGIWASFAGPVKALQVVDDYTVDVVATEPFSPLLLNMSMVHGGMVSPAAVRKYGDDFGRHPVGTGPFKFEEWQPRDHITLSRNDDYWGDKPSLDRIVFKVIPDDSARMIALRTGEADMVLNPLVDQLPALRHDPNFTVAGVTGTRTVFLSLTLTQPPMDDVRVRRAMFMGTDRKSIQANLVQSAGTLADSVMAPTVFGYAPMHLDTRYPYDPKAARAMLTSAGYTQGAGGMMERNGAPLALSMISSRGRYPKDAEIAQAFQAQMREIGIRVDLQLPEYPVVINALRTPTLNVHVLFSAWGNLTGDADFTVVTVFRSDQIPPAGWNTFRYINPAFDKVANAARVNLNPTERKQLYAQAQGMLARDIPFVPFYNMDNIAVMRSNVKGFVPHPVEYDLRVAPVWIQK; via the coding sequence TCCCGGAGCTTGCCTCGGCCGCGCCGACCCGGGGCGGCACGCTCACGATCGCGCGCCCGGTGGATGCGACGTCGCTCGACCTCTTCAAGGATAGCAGCGCGCCGGCGTCGTGGGTGTACGGGTTGATCTACGAGCCCCTGGTCACCCTCGGGACGAACATGACGGTGGGGCCCGGCCTCGCCTCCAGCTGGCGCGTGCTCTCGCCGACGTCGATCCGGTTCTCTCTCCGGAAGGGCGTGAAGTTTCACGACGGGACCGCCTGCGACGCGGCGGCGATCAAGTTCAACTTCGACCGCACCTTCAACCCCAAGGCTCCGGGGATCTGGGCCAGCTTCGCCGGGCCGGTCAAGGCGTTGCAGGTCGTTGACGACTACACGGTCGACGTGGTCGCGACGGAGCCGTTTTCGCCGCTGCTGCTGAACATGAGCATGGTGCACGGCGGGATGGTCAGCCCCGCCGCGGTGCGCAAGTACGGGGACGACTTCGGACGCCACCCCGTCGGCACCGGCCCGTTCAAGTTCGAGGAGTGGCAGCCCCGAGACCACATCACCCTGTCGCGCAACGACGACTACTGGGGGGACAAACCGTCGCTGGACCGGATCGTATTCAAGGTGATCCCCGACGACTCGGCGCGCATGATCGCCCTGCGCACCGGGGAGGCCGACATGGTGCTCAACCCGCTGGTGGACCAGCTCCCCGCGCTGCGCCACGATCCCAACTTTACGGTTGCCGGCGTGACCGGGACCCGGACGGTGTTCCTCTCGCTCACGCTGACCCAGCCGCCGATGGACGACGTGCGGGTGCGACGCGCGATGTTCATGGGAACCGACCGGAAATCGATTCAGGCGAACCTGGTGCAGTCCGCCGGCACGCTCGCCGACAGCGTCATGGCGCCGACGGTCTTCGGCTACGCCCCCATGCACCTTGACACGCGGTATCCGTACGATCCGAAGGCGGCGCGGGCGATGCTGACGTCCGCGGGGTACACGCAGGGCGCCGGCGGCATGATGGAGCGAAACGGCGCTCCGCTGGCGCTGTCGATGATCAGCTCCCGCGGGCGGTACCCGAAGGACGCCGAGATCGCGCAGGCGTTCCAGGCCCAGATGCGCGAGATCGGCATCCGGGTGGACCTGCAGCTTCCGGAGTATCCGGTCGTGATCAACGCGCTCAGAACCCCGACGTTGAACGTCCACGTCCTGTTCTCCGCATGGGGCAACCTGACCGGAGACGCGGATTTCACGGTGGTGACGGTGTTCCGGTCCGACCAGATCCCGCCAGCGGGGTGGAACACGTTCCGCTACATCAACCCCGCGTTTGACAAAGTGGCGAACGCGGCGCGGGTGAACCTCAATCCGACGGAGCGGAAGCAGCTGTACGCGCAGGCGCAGGGCATGTTGGCGCGCGACATCCCATTTGTGCCGTTCTACAACATGGACAACATCGCGGTGATGCGGTCGAACGTCAAAGGGTTCGTGCCCCATCCCGTCGAGTACGATCTCAGGGTCGCGCCCGTCTGGATCCAAAAGTAG
- a CDS encoding ABC transporter permease encodes MATLPVVGRTRGAASYRSPAAAMWRRFRRNHLALGGGAIIGVLVAVAVCAPYLSPYDPAHQVLADKLMGPTARHWLGTDEFGRDVLSRLIFGSRVELVVGFASVLIGLVLGTLLGTLAAYRGGIADELTMRALDVLLAFPYLLLAILVVSVLGANLRSTILAVGLWATPGFARVIRGLVLTVAGQEYVEASRAIGARTMRIILRHVLPNCVSVLIVYAALYMASAILLEAALSFLGLGVQPPTSSWGLMISTGRDYLLEAPHIATFAGLAIACTVLGFNLFADGLRDALDTKLTL; translated from the coding sequence ATGGCGACCCTTCCCGTGGTCGGACGCACCCGCGGCGCGGCGTCGTACCGCTCTCCGGCGGCGGCGATGTGGCGGCGATTCCGTCGGAACCACCTCGCGCTCGGCGGCGGCGCGATCATCGGTGTCCTGGTGGCGGTCGCAGTGTGCGCGCCGTACCTCTCGCCGTACGACCCCGCGCACCAGGTCCTCGCGGACAAACTCATGGGACCGACCGCGCGCCACTGGCTCGGGACCGACGAGTTCGGACGGGACGTCCTGAGCCGGCTGATCTTCGGCAGCCGCGTCGAGCTCGTGGTCGGGTTCGCGTCCGTGCTCATCGGGCTGGTCCTCGGGACCCTGCTCGGTACCCTCGCGGCCTACCGAGGCGGCATCGCGGACGAGCTGACGATGCGGGCGCTCGATGTCCTTCTCGCGTTTCCCTATCTGCTGCTGGCGATTCTCGTGGTCAGCGTGCTCGGCGCCAACCTGCGCAGCACCATTCTCGCCGTCGGGCTGTGGGCGACGCCCGGGTTCGCGCGCGTGATCCGGGGCCTGGTGCTCACGGTTGCCGGTCAGGAGTACGTCGAAGCGTCGCGCGCGATCGGCGCGCGCACGATGCGGATCATCCTCCGGCACGTTCTGCCGAACTGCGTCTCCGTCCTGATCGTCTACGCGGCGCTGTACATGGCGAGCGCGATCCTGCTGGAGGCGGCGCTGTCGTTTCTGGGGCTCGGCGTGCAACCGCCGACCTCCTCGTGGGGGCTGATGATCAGCACGGGCCGCGACTATCTGCTCGAAGCCCCGCACATCGCCACCTTCGCGGGCTTGGCGATCGCGTGCACGGTGCTGGGGTTCAACCTGTTCGCGGATGGGCTCCGCGACGCGCTGGACACGAAGTTGACGCTGTAA